Proteins from one Gibbsiella quercinecans genomic window:
- the leuD gene encoding 3-isopropylmalate dehydratase small subunit: MAKFTQHTGLVVPLDAANVDTDAIIPKQFLQKVTRTGFGVHLFNDWRYLDDAGEQPNPEFVLNKPRYKGASILLARENFGCGSSREHAPWALTDYGFKVVIAPSFADIFYGNSFNNQLLPVTLSEQDVDTLFKLVADNEGTEFTVDLENQVVKAGGHSYPFEIDSFRRHCMINGLDSIGLTLQHEADISRYEAQQPAFLN; the protein is encoded by the coding sequence GTGGCTAAATTTACTCAACATACCGGCTTAGTGGTGCCTTTGGATGCGGCCAACGTCGATACCGACGCCATTATCCCGAAGCAGTTTCTGCAGAAGGTGACCCGTACCGGCTTCGGCGTACACCTGTTCAACGACTGGCGTTATCTGGATGACGCCGGTGAGCAGCCCAACCCGGAGTTCGTGCTGAATAAACCGCGTTACAAAGGGGCAAGCATCCTGTTGGCGCGCGAGAACTTCGGCTGCGGCTCATCCCGTGAGCACGCGCCTTGGGCGCTGACCGATTACGGCTTTAAAGTGGTGATCGCGCCAAGCTTTGCCGATATCTTCTACGGCAACTCGTTCAACAACCAGCTGCTGCCGGTGACGCTGAGCGAGCAGGACGTGGATACGCTATTCAAGCTGGTGGCCGATAACGAAGGCACCGAGTTCACTGTCGATCTGGAAAACCAGGTGGTCAAAGCCGGTGGCCACAGCTACCCGTTTGAAATCGACAGCTTCCGCCGCCACTGCATGATTAACGGCCTGGACAGCATTGGCCTGACGCTGCAGCACGAAGCGGATATCTCCCGCTACGAAGCGCAACAGCCGGCATTTTTGAACTAA
- a CDS encoding DASS family sodium-coupled anion symporter has translation MDKLTPLKPIPSLFAIAVTLVIWFVIPVPDGVAPNAWHLLALFIGTIIAIIGKAMPIGAVSIVAIALVALTGVTHPGNPEAALSDALSGFSNPLIWLIGFAVMISLSLNKTGLGARIGYYFISLFGKKTLGIAYALTLAEITLAPVTPSNTARGGGIIHPIMRSIADSFGSSPELKTSGKIGRYLALTTYNMNLITSAMFVTATAPNPLVVSLIAKGTHDSVQLSWAMWAIAALVPGIVSLIIMPLVVYLMYPPEIKSTPDAPRFAREKLHALGPVTLPEKITLGVFALLLLLWAGIPAMIFGPQFAINPTTTALIGLAILLMTGVLNWQDILKHKGAWDTVVWFSALVMMATYLGKLGLIAWLSHTVGSGIDHMGMSWVGGMLLLTCVYLYSHYFFASTTAHVTAMFAAFFAAGMALGAPPALLGLLLAFSSSLMMSLTHYATGTAPIVFGSGYVTLAEWWKTGFVMSVVNLLIWMVVGGLWWKWLGYW, from the coding sequence ATGGATAAATTAACGCCGCTTAAACCCATACCCTCGTTGTTCGCAATCGCTGTTACTCTGGTTATCTGGTTTGTTATCCCCGTTCCTGACGGGGTTGCCCCTAACGCTTGGCATTTGCTGGCATTGTTTATCGGTACCATTATTGCCATTATCGGCAAGGCAATGCCGATCGGCGCGGTTTCTATCGTGGCGATCGCGCTGGTGGCCCTGACCGGCGTTACCCATCCCGGCAACCCGGAGGCGGCGCTTAGCGACGCGCTAAGCGGGTTTTCCAACCCGCTAATCTGGCTGATTGGCTTTGCGGTGATGATCTCCCTTAGCCTGAATAAAACCGGGTTGGGCGCGCGTATCGGCTATTACTTTATTTCCCTGTTTGGCAAAAAGACGCTGGGTATCGCTTATGCGCTGACGCTGGCGGAAATTACGCTGGCGCCGGTGACGCCGAGCAATACCGCGCGCGGCGGCGGTATTATTCACCCGATCATGCGCTCGATTGCCGATAGCTTCGGCTCCAGCCCGGAACTGAAAACCTCCGGCAAGATTGGCCGCTATCTGGCGCTGACCACCTACAACATGAACCTGATCACCTCGGCGATGTTTGTTACCGCCACGGCTCCTAACCCGCTGGTGGTCAGCCTGATTGCCAAGGGCACCCACGACAGCGTGCAACTGTCATGGGCGATGTGGGCGATAGCGGCGCTGGTGCCGGGGATTGTTTCACTGATCATCATGCCGCTGGTGGTGTATTTGATGTATCCGCCGGAAATCAAAAGTACCCCGGATGCGCCGCGTTTTGCGCGGGAGAAACTGCATGCCTTGGGGCCGGTGACGCTGCCGGAAAAAATCACCCTGGGGGTTTTTGCCCTGCTGCTGTTGCTGTGGGCTGGCATCCCGGCGATGATTTTTGGCCCGCAGTTTGCCATTAACCCCACCACCACGGCGTTGATCGGCCTGGCTATCCTGCTGATGACCGGGGTGTTGAACTGGCAGGACATTTTAAAGCACAAAGGGGCATGGGATACCGTGGTGTGGTTCTCGGCGCTGGTGATGATGGCCACCTACCTGGGCAAGCTGGGGCTGATTGCCTGGCTGTCGCATACCGTCGGCAGCGGTATTGATCATATGGGGATGAGCTGGGTCGGCGGCATGCTGCTGCTGACCTGTGTCTACCTGTATTCCCACTACTTTTTTGCCAGCACCACCGCGCACGTGACCGCGATGTTCGCCGCCTTCTTTGCCGCCGGTATGGCTCTCGGGGCGCCGCCGGCCTTGCTGGGGCTGTTGCTGGCTTTTTCATCTTCGCTGATGATGTCGTTAACCCACTATGCCACCGGCACGGCGCCGATTGTATTTGGTTCAGGCTATGTCACGCTGGCGGAATGGTGGAAAACCGGCTTTGTGATGAGCGTGGTCAACTTGCTGATCTGGATGGTGGTCGGCGGGCTGTGGTGGAAATGGCTGGGATACTGGTAA
- a CDS encoding sugar efflux transporter, which produces MKVSRWSPRRFNPVFAAFLILAFLAGIAGALQAPTLSLFLTTEVKVRPLWVGLFYTINAVAGIIVSFLLAKRSDTRGDRRKLILVCCLMAVGNCVLFAFNRDYLTLITLGVFLAAVANTAMPQIFALAREYADSSAREVVMFSSVMRAQLSLAWVIGPPLSFALALNYGFTVMFLIAAGIFVLSAVLVWFGLPTVPREAQTGSLNASPIAPPSAWRNRDVRLLFLASMLMWTCNTMYIIDMPLYITRELGLPERLAGLLMGTAAGLEIPAMLVAGYLVKRFGKRNMMLFAVAAGVLFYGGLVLFKFKTALMVLQLFNAVFIGIVAGIGMLYFQDLMPGRPGAATTMFTNSISTGVILAGVLQGMLAEALGHYAVYWLALILVTASLWLCARVREV; this is translated from the coding sequence ATGAAAGTTTCCCGCTGGTCGCCACGTCGTTTTAACCCCGTATTTGCCGCATTCCTGATTCTGGCCTTTCTGGCCGGTATCGCCGGTGCGTTGCAGGCACCAACGTTGAGTCTGTTTCTCACCACTGAAGTGAAGGTCAGGCCGCTGTGGGTGGGGCTGTTTTATACCATTAACGCCGTTGCCGGCATTATCGTCAGTTTTCTGCTGGCGAAACGCTCCGATACCCGTGGCGATCGGCGCAAGCTGATTCTGGTGTGCTGCCTGATGGCGGTGGGCAACTGCGTACTGTTCGCCTTCAACCGCGACTACCTGACGTTGATTACTCTGGGCGTGTTCCTGGCCGCGGTAGCCAATACCGCGATGCCGCAGATTTTTGCGCTGGCGCGTGAGTATGCGGACAGCTCGGCACGCGAGGTGGTGATGTTCAGCTCGGTGATGCGCGCCCAGCTTTCACTGGCCTGGGTGATTGGCCCACCGTTGTCGTTTGCTCTGGCGCTGAATTACGGTTTCACCGTGATGTTTCTGATTGCCGCGGGCATTTTTGTGCTCAGCGCGGTTTTGGTGTGGTTTGGGCTGCCCACGGTGCCGCGCGAAGCGCAAACCGGTAGCCTGAATGCCTCGCCGATTGCGCCGCCCAGCGCCTGGCGTAACCGCGATGTGCGGCTGTTGTTTTTGGCCTCGATGCTGATGTGGACCTGCAACACCATGTACATCATTGATATGCCGCTGTATATCACCCGCGAGCTGGGGCTGCCGGAAAGGCTGGCGGGGCTATTGATGGGCACGGCTGCCGGGCTGGAGATCCCGGCGATGCTGGTAGCGGGTTATCTGGTTAAACGCTTTGGCAAACGCAACATGATGCTGTTCGCCGTTGCGGCGGGCGTGCTGTTTTACGGCGGGCTGGTGCTGTTCAAATTCAAGACGGCGTTAATGGTGCTGCAACTGTTTAACGCCGTTTTCATCGGCATTGTCGCCGGTATCGGTATGCTCTATTTTCAGGATTTGATGCCAGGCCGGCCGGGGGCGGCCACCACCATGTTCACCAACAGCATTTCGACCGGGGTGATCCTGGCCGGGGTGCTGCAAGGCATGCTGGCCGAAGCCCTGGGCCACTACGCGGTGTACTGGCTGGCGCTGATTCTGGTGACGGCTTCACTGTGGCTTTGCGCCCGCGTGCGGGAAGTGTGA
- the sgrT gene encoding glucose uptake inhibitor SgrT: protein MTVFLSKGFYQRYFDAVRRQKADWLSVVPEQARLDTLAHLTQWDMSKLSDEEYRKRL from the coding sequence ATGACCGTTTTCTTATCTAAAGGTTTTTATCAGCGTTACTTTGACGCGGTTCGCCGCCAGAAGGCCGATTGGCTGAGCGTGGTGCCGGAACAGGCAAGGCTGGATACGCTGGCGCATTTAACCCAGTGGGATATGAGCAAACTGAGCGACGAGGAGTACCGGAAGCGTCTGTAA
- the sgrR gene encoding HTH-type transcriptional regulator SgrR codes for MSSPRLQQQFIRLWQCCHGQPMETTLQELAEVLSCSRRHVRSLLSAMQQQGWLTWQAEAGRGKRSQLTFHYTGLALQQQRAEELLEQDKIDQLVQLVGDKNVVRQMLLSQLGRSFRQGKHILRVLYYRQLYNLLPGSPLRRSETHLARQIFNGLTRINEENGELEPDLSHHWQAITPLHWRFYLRPAIHFHHGRELEMQDVIASLTRLIPQPLFAHLAKVASPTPYVIDVHLHRPDYWLPWLLGSVHAMILPHEWQSLPDFARHPVGTGPYRVVRNHQSQMKIHAFDDYFGYRALIDEVNIWVLPEITEELVYAGVQLQADDTGKNELESRLEEGCYFLLFDQRSPLAADEATRSWLCELINPITLLNNAGPEYQRYWSPAYGILPRWHHCRAPSRQPKPAGLRELTLTFYSEHPEFQAIQQTIAPLLAQHGIRLNIQVVDYATWHQGNAVSDLWLGSANFYLPLEFSLFATLYELPLLKHCMNDDLHQDAALWHDNMLPLAEFCRRLVHHHQLHPLFHHWLQLHGQRSMRGVRMNTLGWFDFKSAWFAPPEA; via the coding sequence ATGTCCAGCCCACGTTTGCAACAGCAGTTCATCCGCTTGTGGCAGTGCTGCCACGGCCAGCCTATGGAAACCACGCTGCAAGAACTGGCAGAGGTGCTGAGCTGCTCGCGCCGCCACGTGCGCTCGCTGCTCAGCGCCATGCAGCAGCAAGGCTGGCTGACCTGGCAAGCGGAAGCCGGGCGCGGCAAACGTTCGCAGCTCACCTTTCATTACACCGGGCTGGCGTTGCAGCAGCAGCGGGCCGAAGAACTGTTGGAGCAGGATAAGATCGATCAACTGGTGCAACTGGTCGGCGATAAAAACGTGGTGCGCCAGATGCTGCTCTCCCAACTGGGGCGCAGCTTCCGCCAAGGCAAGCATATCCTGCGCGTGCTCTATTATCGCCAGTTGTATAACCTGCTGCCCGGCTCGCCGTTGCGCCGCTCGGAAACCCACCTGGCCCGGCAAATCTTTAATGGCCTGACGCGGATAAATGAGGAAAACGGGGAACTGGAACCCGACCTTTCCCATCACTGGCAAGCCATCACACCCTTGCACTGGCGTTTTTACCTGCGCCCGGCGATTCATTTCCATCACGGCCGTGAACTGGAAATGCAAGACGTGATCGCTTCGCTGACCCGGCTGATCCCGCAACCCTTGTTCGCCCATCTGGCCAAGGTCGCGTCGCCCACCCCTTATGTGATCGACGTGCACTTACACCGCCCAGACTATTGGCTGCCCTGGCTGCTGGGCAGCGTGCATGCCATGATCCTGCCGCATGAGTGGCAAAGCCTGCCGGACTTTGCCCGCCACCCGGTCGGCACCGGGCCCTATCGGGTGGTGCGCAATCACCAGAGCCAAATGAAGATTCACGCTTTCGATGATTATTTCGGCTACCGCGCCCTGATCGACGAGGTCAATATCTGGGTACTGCCGGAAATCACCGAGGAATTGGTATATGCGGGCGTGCAGTTGCAGGCGGACGATACCGGCAAAAATGAGCTGGAAAGCCGGCTGGAAGAGGGCTGTTACTTTCTGTTATTCGACCAACGCTCGCCGCTGGCTGCGGATGAAGCCACCCGCAGTTGGCTGTGCGAACTGATTAACCCAATCACCCTGTTGAACAATGCCGGGCCGGAGTATCAACGCTACTGGTCGCCGGCCTACGGCATATTGCCGCGCTGGCATCATTGCCGTGCGCCTTCCCGGCAGCCAAAACCCGCCGGCCTGCGCGAACTGACGCTGACCTTTTACAGCGAGCACCCGGAATTCCAGGCCATCCAACAGACGATCGCGCCATTGCTGGCGCAGCACGGCATCCGGCTGAATATTCAGGTGGTGGACTACGCTACCTGGCACCAGGGCAACGCGGTCAGCGATTTGTGGCTGGGCAGTGCAAATTTCTATCTGCCGCTGGAATTCTCGCTCTTTGCTACGCTGTATGAACTGCCGCTGCTGAAGCACTGCATGAATGACGATCTCCACCAGGACGCCGCTCTGTGGCACGACAATATGCTGCCGTTGGCGGAATTCTGTCGGCGCCTGGTCCATCACCATCAGCTACACCCGTTATTTCACCATTGGCTGCAGTTACACGGCCAGCGCAGCATGCGCGGGGTGCGGATGAATACGCTGGGCTGGTTTGACTTTAAATCCGCCTGGTTCGCCCCACCTGAGGCCTAA
- the thiB gene encoding thiamine ABC transporter substrate binding subunit, translating to MVKKLLPCLLLLASAPALAKETLTVYTYDSFAADWGPGPAVKKAFEADCGCELKFVALEDGVSLLNRLRLEGKNSAADVVLGLDNNLLQAAGQTGLFAPSAVDTSKLTLPGGWHDKTFVPFDYGYFAFVYNKDKLKNPPQSLKELVSSDKPWKIIYQDPRTSTPGLGLLLWVQKVYGGSAPQAWQQLAKKTVTVTKGWSEAYGLFLKGEGDLVLSYTTSPAYHLIEEKKDSYAAASFSEGNYLQVEVAGKLKASKHPQLAERFLQFMVTPAFQNTIPTGNWMYPVINTTLPAGFDQMPVPKVALQYSAEDVAQHRGEWIRAWQNAVSR from the coding sequence GTGGTCAAAAAATTACTTCCCTGCCTATTGTTGCTGGCCAGCGCGCCGGCGTTGGCTAAAGAAACGCTGACGGTTTACACCTATGATTCCTTCGCCGCCGATTGGGGCCCCGGCCCGGCGGTGAAAAAAGCCTTTGAGGCAGACTGCGGCTGCGAACTGAAATTCGTTGCGCTGGAGGATGGCGTTTCGCTGCTTAACCGCCTGCGGCTGGAGGGCAAAAACAGCGCGGCCGACGTGGTGCTGGGGCTGGACAACAACCTGCTGCAGGCCGCAGGCCAAACCGGCCTGTTTGCGCCAAGCGCGGTGGATACCAGCAAGCTGACGCTGCCCGGCGGTTGGCATGATAAAACCTTCGTGCCGTTCGACTACGGCTACTTCGCCTTCGTTTACAACAAAGACAAACTGAAAAACCCGCCGCAGAGTCTGAAAGAACTGGTGAGCAGCGATAAGCCCTGGAAAATCATCTATCAGGATCCGCGCACCAGCACCCCGGGGCTTGGCCTGTTGCTGTGGGTGCAGAAAGTGTACGGCGGCAGCGCGCCGCAGGCCTGGCAACAGTTGGCGAAAAAAACCGTCACCGTCACCAAAGGCTGGAGCGAAGCCTACGGCCTGTTCCTGAAAGGGGAAGGCGATCTGGTGCTTAGCTATACCACCTCGCCGGCCTACCACCTGATTGAAGAAAAGAAAGACAGTTATGCCGCTGCCAGCTTTAGCGAAGGCAATTATCTGCAGGTGGAAGTGGCCGGTAAGCTGAAGGCCAGCAAGCATCCGCAATTGGCAGAGCGCTTTTTACAGTTCATGGTGACCCCGGCGTTCCAAAACACCATTCCTACCGGTAACTGGATGTACCCGGTGATCAACACCACGCTGCCGGCCGGTTTTGACCAAATGCCGGTGCCGAAAGTGGCGCTGCAGTACAGTGCTGAAGATGTGGCGCAACACCGAGGGGAGTGGATCCGGGCATGGCAAAACGCAGTAAGCCGCTAA
- the thiP gene encoding thiamine/thiamine pyrophosphate ABC transporter permease ThiP — MAKRSKPLIPGWLRPGLLAAGLIVLIAALAIGALWHHAPASNTTAIWHDAYLWHVVRFTFWQALLSALISVLPAIWLARALYRRRFPGRAMLLRLCAMTLVLPVLVAVFGLLSVYGRQGWLATLCGWLGVEYHFSPYGLQGILLAHLFFNLPLATRLLLQALENIPVEQRQLAAQLGMNGWQQFRIVEWPALRRQLLPSGALIFMLCFASFATVLALGGGPQATTIELAIYQALSYDYDLSRAALLALIQMACCLGLVLLSQRLSQALPVGATQAALWRNPEDSLQRRITDGLLITAALLLLLPPLLAVIADGANQALVSVLQQQILWQALFTSLRIAIAAGLLCVTLTMLLLWSSRELKLRQRLRWGQALELSGMVILAMPGIVLATGFFLLLNDTLGLPQSPYGLVILTNALMAIPYALKVLDNPMRDLAERYNPLCLSLDMHGWQRLRWIELKALRRPLAQALAFACVLSIGDFGVVALFGNEQFRTLPFYLYQQIGAYRSHDGAVTALLLLLLCFLLFTLIERLPGRHADA, encoded by the coding sequence ATGGCAAAACGCAGTAAGCCGCTAATTCCCGGCTGGCTGCGGCCAGGCCTGCTGGCCGCCGGCCTGATCGTGCTGATCGCCGCACTGGCGATAGGCGCGCTGTGGCACCACGCGCCGGCAAGCAACACCACGGCAATCTGGCACGACGCCTACCTGTGGCATGTGGTGCGCTTCACCTTCTGGCAGGCGCTTCTTTCCGCGTTGATCTCGGTGCTGCCTGCCATCTGGCTGGCGCGCGCGCTCTATCGGCGCCGCTTTCCCGGCCGCGCGATGTTGTTGCGGCTGTGCGCCATGACGCTGGTGCTGCCGGTGCTGGTGGCGGTCTTCGGCTTGCTCAGCGTCTATGGCCGCCAGGGCTGGCTGGCCACCCTGTGCGGCTGGCTGGGCGTGGAATATCACTTCTCTCCTTACGGCCTGCAGGGCATCCTGCTGGCCCATTTATTCTTCAACCTCCCGCTCGCCACCCGCCTGCTGCTGCAAGCGCTGGAAAATATCCCGGTAGAACAGCGCCAACTGGCCGCCCAGTTGGGCATGAACGGCTGGCAGCAGTTTCGCATCGTCGAATGGCCCGCGCTGCGGCGCCAGTTGCTGCCGAGCGGCGCGCTGATCTTCATGCTTTGCTTCGCCAGCTTTGCCACCGTGCTGGCGCTGGGCGGCGGCCCGCAGGCCACCACCATTGAACTGGCGATTTATCAGGCGCTGAGCTACGACTACGATCTTAGCCGCGCCGCCCTGCTGGCGTTGATCCAGATGGCCTGTTGCCTGGGGCTGGTGCTGCTTAGCCAGCGCCTGAGCCAGGCGCTGCCGGTGGGGGCGACCCAGGCGGCGCTTTGGCGCAACCCGGAAGACAGCCTGCAGCGGCGCATCACCGACGGCCTGCTGATAACCGCAGCCCTGCTGCTGTTGCTGCCGCCGCTGCTGGCGGTGATTGCCGACGGCGCCAATCAGGCGCTGGTGAGCGTGTTGCAACAGCAGATCCTCTGGCAGGCGCTGTTTACCTCGTTGCGCATCGCGATCGCTGCCGGTTTGCTGTGCGTCACCCTGACGATGCTGTTGCTGTGGAGCAGCCGGGAACTGAAACTTCGGCAGCGTTTGCGCTGGGGGCAGGCACTGGAGTTGAGCGGCATGGTGATCCTGGCGATGCCGGGCATTGTCCTGGCCACCGGCTTTTTCCTGCTGCTGAACGATACCCTCGGCCTGCCGCAGTCGCCCTATGGGCTGGTGATCCTGACCAACGCGCTGATGGCGATCCCCTACGCGCTAAAAGTGCTCGACAACCCCATGCGCGATCTGGCGGAACGCTATAACCCCCTGTGCCTGTCGCTGGATATGCACGGCTGGCAGCGGCTGCGCTGGATCGAACTGAAAGCACTGCGCCGGCCGCTGGCGCAGGCGCTGGCGTTTGCCTGCGTGCTGTCTATCGGCGATTTTGGCGTGGTGGCCTTGTTTGGCAACGAGCAATTCCGTACCCTGCCTTTTTATCTGTACCAGCAAATTGGTGCCTATCGCAGCCATGACGGCGCCGTGACCGCACTGCTGTTGCTGCTGCTGTGCTTCCTGCTGTTTACCCTGATTGAACGCTTACCGGGCCGCCATGCTGACGCTTGA
- the thiQ gene encoding thiamine ABC transporter ATP-binding protein ThiQ, translated as MLTLEKLTYLYEHLPMRFDLHIQPGERVAVLGPSGAGKSTLLSLIAGFLPAASGRLLLAGEDHTATPPAKRPVSMLFQENNLFAHLTVAQNIGLGLNPGLRLNSEQKRQLAQIAAQVGLEEHLQRLPSQLSGGQRQRAALARCLVRQRPILLLDEPFSALDPALRSEMLQLLQNVCHQRQLTLLMVSHNLDDAARIAKRTLLVVDGRIYYDGPTQALVEGRAPEAQILGIPVQP; from the coding sequence ATGCTGACGCTTGAAAAATTGACCTATCTGTATGAACACCTACCGATGCGCTTTGATCTGCATATCCAGCCGGGCGAACGCGTCGCGGTGCTCGGGCCAAGCGGCGCGGGCAAAAGCACCCTGCTCAGCCTGATCGCCGGCTTTCTGCCGGCGGCCAGCGGCCGGTTGTTGCTGGCGGGCGAGGATCACACCGCCACTCCGCCCGCCAAACGCCCGGTCTCCATGCTGTTCCAGGAAAACAACCTGTTCGCTCACCTGACCGTCGCCCAAAATATTGGGCTGGGGCTTAACCCCGGCCTGCGGCTGAACAGCGAACAAAAACGGCAGTTGGCGCAGATTGCCGCCCAGGTCGGGCTGGAAGAACATTTGCAACGCCTGCCGTCGCAGCTTTCCGGCGGCCAGCGCCAGCGGGCAGCACTGGCGCGCTGCCTGGTGCGGCAACGGCCGATCCTGCTGCTGGACGAGCCTTTCTCGGCGCTCGATCCGGCGCTACGCAGCGAGATGCTGCAACTGTTGCAGAACGTCTGTCACCAGCGCCAGCTCACGCTGCTGATGGTTTCGCATAATCTGGACGATGCCGCCCGCATCGCCAAGCGAACGCTGTTGGTGGTTGACGGCCGGATTTATTACGACGGCCCGACTCAGGCGCTGGTGGAGGGCCGTGCTCCTGAAGCGCAGATCCTGGGCATACCGGTACAGCCGTGA
- the ivbL gene encoding ilvB operon leader peptide IvbL has product MIASALTSALLNTAQPAAAVVVRVVVVVGNAP; this is encoded by the coding sequence GTGATCGCATCTGCACTGACTTCGGCCCTACTAAACACCGCGCAACCTGCCGCGGCTGTGGTCGTTCGTGTGGTGGTGGTCGTCGGCAACGCGCCGTAG
- the ilvB gene encoding acetolactate synthase large subunit, with amino-acid sequence METTGKPHQRQRFTGAQLIVHLLERQGITTVAGIPGGAALPLYDALSQSNTIRHVLARHEQGAGFMAQGMARANGKAAVCIASSGPGATNLVTAIADAKLDSIPLVCITGQVPSSMIGSDAFQEVDTYGISIPITKHNYLVRSISELPQVICDAFRIAESGRPGPVWIDIPKDVQTAEIELDQLPPIALPDAPPAFDAAAVQQAAMMINQAKRPVLYLGGGIISAAAHRDARELAERANLPTTMTLMALGALPVEHPLSLGMLGMHAARSTNFILQEADLLIVLGARFDDRAIGKTEQFCPNAKIIHVDIDRAELGKIKQPHLALHADVGQVLAQLLPQIEAAPRSAWLQMVEDLKREFPFNMPNAEDPLCHYGLIRAAARCVDESAIITTDVGQHQMWVAQAYPLSRPRQWLTSGGLGTMGFGLPAAIGAALAEPQRKVLCFSGDGSMMMNIQEMATAVEHDLDVKIILINNQALGLVHQQQSLFYQQHIFAATYPKRTDFIKIAAGFGLDTCDLNAERDPQAALAAAIQRPGPCLIHALIDINEKVFPMVPPGAANIEMIGE; translated from the coding sequence ATGGAAACCACGGGCAAACCTCACCAACGGCAGCGCTTTACCGGCGCCCAGTTGATCGTGCATCTGCTGGAGCGCCAGGGCATCACCACCGTCGCCGGCATTCCTGGCGGCGCGGCGCTGCCGCTGTATGATGCGCTCAGCCAGAGCAATACCATCCGCCACGTATTGGCACGCCATGAACAGGGCGCCGGCTTTATGGCCCAGGGCATGGCCAGGGCCAATGGCAAAGCCGCGGTGTGCATCGCCTCCAGCGGCCCCGGCGCCACCAACCTGGTCACCGCCATCGCCGACGCCAAGCTCGACTCCATCCCTCTGGTCTGCATTACCGGGCAAGTGCCCTCTTCCATGATCGGCTCCGACGCCTTTCAGGAAGTCGATACTTACGGTATTTCGATCCCCATCACTAAACACAACTATCTGGTGCGCAGCATCAGCGAGCTGCCGCAGGTAATTTGCGATGCCTTCCGCATCGCCGAATCCGGCCGGCCGGGGCCGGTGTGGATCGATATCCCCAAAGATGTGCAAACCGCCGAGATCGAACTGGATCAACTGCCGCCGATTGCGCTGCCGGATGCGCCGCCGGCATTTGACGCCGCCGCCGTGCAACAGGCCGCGATGATGATCAACCAGGCCAAACGGCCGGTGCTCTATCTGGGCGGCGGCATCATCAGCGCAGCTGCCCACCGCGATGCGCGCGAGCTGGCGGAACGCGCCAACCTCCCTACCACCATGACCCTGATGGCGCTTGGCGCCTTGCCGGTGGAACACCCGCTTTCCCTCGGCATGCTGGGGATGCATGCCGCGCGCAGCACCAACTTCATCTTGCAGGAAGCAGATCTGCTGATCGTATTGGGCGCCCGCTTTGACGATCGCGCGATTGGCAAAACGGAGCAGTTTTGCCCCAACGCGAAAATCATTCATGTGGATATCGATCGTGCCGAGCTTGGCAAGATCAAGCAACCGCATCTGGCGCTGCACGCCGATGTCGGCCAGGTGCTGGCGCAACTGCTGCCGCAGATCGAAGCCGCACCGCGCAGCGCATGGCTGCAAATGGTGGAGGATCTGAAACGCGAATTCCCGTTTAACATGCCGAACGCCGAAGATCCGCTCTGCCACTATGGGCTGATCCGGGCGGCGGCGCGCTGTGTGGATGAAAGCGCCATCATCACCACCGACGTGGGCCAGCACCAGATGTGGGTGGCGCAAGCCTACCCGCTGAGCCGCCCGCGCCAATGGCTCACCTCCGGCGGGCTGGGCACCATGGGGTTCGGGCTGCCGGCCGCCATCGGCGCCGCGCTGGCCGAGCCGCAGCGCAAGGTGTTGTGCTTCTCCGGCGACGGCAGCATGATGATGAACATCCAGGAAATGGCCACCGCGGTTGAGCACGATCTGGACGTAAAAATCATTCTGATCAACAACCAAGCGCTGGGGCTGGTGCACCAGCAGCAATCGCTGTTCTATCAGCAGCACATCTTTGCCGCCACCTATCCAAAGCGCACCGATTTCATCAAGATCGCCGCCGGTTTTGGCCTGGACACCTGCGATCTGAACGCCGAGCGCGATCCGCAGGCCGCGCTGGCAGCGGCGATCCAGCGCCCCGGCCCGTGTTTGATCCACGCGCTGATCGATATCAATGAGAAAGTATTCCCGATGGTGCCGCCGGGCGCTGCCAATATTGAGATGATTGGAGAATAA
- the ilvN gene encoding acetolactate synthase small subunit has translation MQSLQQNPQVILELAVRNHPGVMTHVCGLFARRAFNVEGILCLPLKDGQQSRIWLLVADDQRLLQMISQVEKLEDVLQVKRHSEDVRVFEQLAAFFQ, from the coding sequence ATGCAATCACTACAACAAAACCCACAGGTGATCCTGGAACTGGCGGTGCGTAACCACCCTGGCGTAATGACCCACGTATGCGGTCTGTTTGCGCGCCGGGCGTTTAACGTGGAGGGCATTCTGTGCCTGCCACTCAAGGATGGGCAGCAAAGCCGCATCTGGCTGCTGGTGGCGGACGATCAGCGGCTACTGCAAATGATAAGCCAGGTGGAAAAGCTGGAGGACGTGCTACAGGTGAAGCGCCACAGCGAAGACGTGCGGGTGTTCGAGCAGTTGGCGGCATTTTTCCAATAA